The following are encoded in a window of Staphylospora marina genomic DNA:
- a CDS encoding SagB/ThcOx family dehydrogenase: MGRKPFLTASLHHLSPEERSRMLGTHFPDPFEPALRYHESSSFHPDLMSFQAPRSAYLLPDHRRLRTGEKLDLPPEESLPPLSASLGDVIHRRRSRYAFGGEVRLEELAALLTGGLGITARKEVKDGAGQTYVLQLRGYPSGGALYPVETWVVMNRVTGEGAGVYRFSAPDRCLWKVPDLSLRPEDIAAWTPGTDPDRNPLYSAEDFTEAAAFLLLVADFSCQADKYGPRAYRLALLEAGHMAQNLLLAATALDLFAVPIAGFYDGRANQALRLDPRRQALVYLIPVGRPKEESQTP; encoded by the coding sequence ATGGGACGCAAACCGTTCCTGACCGCTTCCCTGCACCACTTGTCCCCGGAAGAACGAAGCCGGATGTTGGGCACTCACTTTCCGGACCCGTTTGAACCGGCTCTTCGCTATCACGAGTCCAGCAGCTTCCATCCCGACCTGATGTCCTTCCAGGCACCCCGGTCCGCTTACCTGCTGCCGGATCACCGCCGGCTGCGAACGGGGGAAAAGTTGGACCTTCCTCCGGAGGAATCCTTGCCGCCGCTGTCGGCTTCGCTCGGCGATGTGATTCACAGGCGCCGCTCCCGGTACGCGTTCGGCGGAGAGGTCCGCCTCGAAGAACTCGCCGCCCTGCTGACGGGCGGACTGGGCATCACCGCCCGGAAAGAAGTGAAAGACGGCGCCGGGCAGACATACGTGCTGCAATTGCGCGGCTATCCGTCCGGCGGAGCGCTGTATCCGGTGGAAACCTGGGTGGTGATGAACCGGGTGACCGGGGAAGGAGCGGGCGTCTACCGATTCAGCGCGCCCGACCGTTGTCTGTGGAAAGTGCCTGACTTGTCCCTCCGTCCGGAAGACATCGCCGCGTGGACGCCGGGCACGGATCCGGACCGGAATCCGCTCTATTCGGCGGAGGACTTCACCGAAGCCGCCGCCTTTCTGCTGCTGGTCGCCGACTTTTCCTGTCAGGCGGACAAATACGGGCCCCGTGCCTACCGGCTCGCCCTTCTGGAAGCCGGACACATGGCCCAAAATCTGCTGCTCGCGGCGACGGCGCTGGACCTGTTTGCGGTCCCCATCGCCGGCTTTTACGACGGACGGGCCAACCAGGCCCTGAGGCTGGATCCCCGCCGTCAGGCACTTGTCTACCTCATCCCCGTGGGCAGACCGAAGGAGGAGAGCCAAACCCCATGA
- a CDS encoding thiopeptide-type bacteriocin biosynthesis protein has product MSSAAHPDWLALHAFTHDPFGQDSLLLEGILPALRRLERKGAFQKWFFLRYWEGGPHLRVRFFRPEEGVEASIREAAETFLKSRPPARTLTRDAYYANHRFDGEPVDPDTLPWYEHGQVVRLPYFPEIDRYGGPEAMPVSEDLFHASSELAVRVMEASGSLNDRVARAMDIMVVTALAMEVKPEELETYFDRYARFWERFVDDPEASEKRIRASFERQKDSLVHRLRLLIRLVRGEFTYELFANWLNALNRAREAYADIHRNGRLRAPFPGAPDDPAQFFRAAVSGIAFSQIHMTNNRLGVPPVHEHYLGMMISLTAAAHREAEGGT; this is encoded by the coding sequence ATGAGTTCTGCTGCCCATCCGGACTGGCTGGCCCTGCACGCGTTCACGCACGACCCCTTCGGGCAGGATTCCCTGCTGCTGGAGGGAATCTTGCCCGCCCTGAGGCGCCTGGAAAGGAAAGGGGCTTTCCAAAAATGGTTTTTTCTCCGCTACTGGGAAGGAGGGCCCCATCTTCGGGTGAGGTTTTTCCGACCGGAAGAGGGAGTGGAAGCGTCCATCCGCGAAGCGGCGGAAACGTTTCTCAAATCCCGTCCTCCCGCGCGGACGCTCACCCGGGATGCGTATTACGCCAACCATCGCTTTGACGGCGAACCGGTCGACCCCGACACCCTGCCGTGGTATGAACACGGCCAGGTGGTCCGTCTGCCCTATTTCCCGGAGATCGACCGGTACGGAGGACCGGAAGCCATGCCGGTCAGCGAAGATCTGTTCCACGCTTCCAGCGAGCTGGCGGTCCGGGTCATGGAGGCCTCCGGCAGCCTGAATGACCGGGTGGCCCGGGCGATGGACATCATGGTGGTGACCGCCTTGGCAATGGAAGTGAAGCCGGAGGAACTGGAGACGTATTTCGACCGGTACGCCCGTTTCTGGGAGCGGTTCGTCGATGACCCCGAGGCCTCGGAAAAGCGGATTCGCGCATCATTTGAACGGCAGAAGGATTCCCTCGTGCACCGGCTGCGGCTGCTGATCCGCCTCGTCCGGGGAGAATTCACGTACGAACTGTTCGCGAACTGGCTGAACGCGCTGAACCGGGCCCGGGAAGCGTACGCCGACATCCACCGAAACGGTCGTCTCCGCGCTCCGTTTCCGGGTGCTCCCGACGATCCGGCTCAATTTTTCCGGGCCGCCGTCTCAGGCATCGCCTTTTCCCAGATCCACATGACCAACAACCGGCTGGGCGTTCCGCCCGTTCACGAGCATTACCTGGGCATGATGATTTCCTTGACCGCGGCCGCTCACCGCGAGGCGGAAGGAGGGACCTGA
- a CDS encoding thiazolylpeptide-type bacteriocin: MEIRDLEITGLEVLDLSDAAALPETGASSGSSSCSASSTCGSSSCCGSC, translated from the coding sequence ATGGAGATCCGTGACCTGGAAATCACCGGTCTGGAAGTGCTCGACCTGAGCGATGCCGCCGCTTTGCCGGAGACCGGAGCCTCTTCCGGTTCTTCGTCCTGCAGCGCTTCTTCCACCTGCGGCTCCAGCTCCTGCTGCGGCTCTTGCTGA
- a CDS encoding SagB/ThcOx family dehydrogenase, with protein MDTFEREFREMLYRQTYGRFRAHRTPDDHTPPDPLITDKPCLKRIPLPTELPDLGSLDSRGPAHGDFGSVSLANRLSALLHCTLGVSRLEIGTPRPLHRPVPSPRCLHACELLAALPPGSPTGEGSFRYHPVRHELEVRREERVWHELEQALGMPLHDADAVLAVSAEWWRIAWMYGDFSFHLATLEAGHLRGHLLWLAEPLGFRAQWMDRFDSRALSACFGLNPEAETLLSVLVLRSVCEQRPEAAERLPFRTGIPGTDTDGDGQANLLKQCPDLMRLTERTRPHPPSVGRRLDPPIASFPLAPADRPFCEPDLSFGKWRYPRREDILKRRSGGNDVLGLAADGSPVSLEELSAVLGRLRDHVAVHPELVRGIRLFLWARRVEGLSPGIREVRPDGSLVSLRTDGCPSLAGIGTADPRTAHLDSFPIAFLFTADYIGEYRLTGPEAMPLLQQRTGHLTQWLMLHATAMGWMARPVKSFDELRAEEILNLTETGETAVYLLLVGKHRHPFLSLDMSLGGV; from the coding sequence GTGGATACGTTTGAACGGGAATTCCGCGAGATGCTGTACCGTCAAACCTACGGCCGGTTCCGGGCCCACCGGACCCCCGATGACCACACTCCGCCCGATCCGCTGATCACGGACAAACCGTGCCTGAAGCGAATCCCTTTGCCGACGGAGCTTCCCGACCTGGGATCGCTGGACAGCCGGGGGCCGGCGCACGGGGATTTCGGCTCCGTTTCGCTTGCGAACCGGTTGTCCGCGCTGCTTCACTGCACGCTGGGCGTTTCCCGGCTGGAAATCGGCACGCCGAGGCCACTGCACCGCCCCGTTCCCTCCCCGCGCTGCCTCCACGCCTGTGAACTGTTGGCGGCCCTGCCGCCGGGCAGCCCGACGGGCGAGGGAAGTTTCCGCTATCATCCCGTTCGTCACGAACTGGAAGTGCGCCGGGAAGAACGGGTCTGGCACGAACTGGAGCAGGCTCTCGGCATGCCGCTTCACGATGCGGACGCGGTGCTTGCCGTGTCTGCCGAATGGTGGCGGATCGCCTGGATGTACGGGGACTTTTCGTTTCATCTGGCCACGCTGGAAGCCGGCCATCTTCGCGGCCACCTGCTGTGGCTGGCCGAACCGCTCGGCTTTCGGGCCCAATGGATGGACCGTTTTGACAGCCGCGCGCTGTCCGCCTGTTTCGGGTTGAATCCCGAAGCGGAAACCCTGCTGTCGGTGCTGGTGCTGAGAAGCGTGTGCGAACAACGCCCGGAAGCGGCTGAACGGCTGCCCTTCCGGACCGGGATTCCCGGTACGGACACCGACGGAGACGGGCAGGCGAACTTGCTGAAGCAATGCCCCGATCTGATGAGACTGACCGAACGGACCCGGCCGCATCCGCCGTCGGTCGGAAGGCGCTTGGATCCTCCGATCGCTTCTTTCCCGCTTGCTCCGGCGGACCGTCCTTTCTGCGAACCGGATCTTTCCTTCGGCAAATGGAGATACCCGCGAAGAGAAGACATTCTGAAAAGGCGCAGCGGCGGAAATGATGTGCTGGGGCTGGCGGCCGACGGCTCCCCCGTTTCCCTCGAAGAGCTGTCCGCGGTACTGGGCCGTCTGCGGGACCATGTCGCCGTGCATCCGGAACTGGTTCGCGGCATCCGCCTGTTCCTGTGGGCCCGACGCGTGGAGGGACTTTCTCCCGGCATCCGGGAAGTCCGGCCCGACGGAAGCCTCGTCTCTCTCCGAACGGACGGCTGCCCCTCCCTGGCGGGGATCGGCACGGCGGACCCCCGCACCGCCCATTTGGACAGCTTTCCGATCGCATTTCTGTTCACCGCCGATTACATCGGCGAATACCGGTTGACGGGGCCGGAAGCCATGCCTCTTCTCCAGCAAAGAACCGGCCATCTGACGCAGTGGCTGATGCTGCATGCCACCGCCATGGGCTGGATGGCCCGTCCGGTCAAAAGTTTCGACGAGCTTCGGGCCGAAGAGATTCTCAACCTGACGGAGACGGGGGAAACCGCCGTGTATCTCCTGCTCGTCGGAAAACACCGGCACCCGTTTCTTTCGCTTGACATGAGCCTGGGAGGTGTGTGA
- a CDS encoding lantibiotic dehydratase C-terminal domain-containing protein: protein MWKAVRITYYEDNKDRLLTEAIKPAVEKLQTRGLGRWFLRRHWKRGPHISLVLEDTNERLETDWLPLIRETVLPWLNDHPSRKEIDPDQYLKLSETLGAWELEPGPYLPLSPDNSLNVEPHDRREDVVSGARVAELLEAFRSDVAPVTLELIAESAGNRGKRLEQMIGLMAVIAELYPLGGITRGHLSYRSHVEGYLHTFDTDGRLRETFRQRDRELGGRIDELVRAVLAHTGEEGGVYHGPDRWLRAWAEASLRLYTEAKTLADAGELTSRTDHYREIAATIGEEAVKRWDPSGNERGLSPFHQNLQSREEGMRVLQSPEFAAYRIVVNAFYAHLPLFDINPHTKHLLCELVSNATERIKGVTWQQLTGFGQGGTADA, encoded by the coding sequence GTGTGGAAAGCCGTTCGCATCACGTATTACGAAGACAACAAGGATCGGCTTCTGACGGAAGCGATCAAGCCCGCCGTGGAAAAGCTTCAAACCCGCGGACTCGGCCGCTGGTTTCTGAGGCGCCATTGGAAACGGGGCCCCCACATCTCCCTGGTCCTGGAAGACACGAATGAGCGATTGGAGACCGACTGGTTGCCACTCATCCGGGAAACCGTACTTCCCTGGCTGAACGACCATCCGTCACGCAAAGAGATCGATCCGGATCAATACCTCAAGCTGAGCGAGACCTTGGGAGCCTGGGAACTGGAGCCGGGGCCTTATCTTCCCCTGTCTCCCGACAACAGCCTGAACGTCGAGCCCCACGATCGCAGGGAAGATGTCGTCAGCGGGGCACGCGTGGCCGAGCTGTTGGAAGCGTTCCGTTCCGATGTGGCGCCGGTGACGCTGGAGCTGATCGCGGAAAGCGCCGGAAACCGCGGAAAACGACTGGAACAAATGATCGGACTGATGGCGGTCATCGCCGAACTGTACCCGCTCGGAGGAATCACGCGCGGGCATTTGTCATACCGTTCGCACGTGGAAGGTTACCTGCACACGTTTGACACCGACGGCCGTCTGCGCGAAACCTTCCGGCAACGGGACCGGGAACTGGGCGGGCGCATCGATGAGCTGGTCCGGGCGGTGCTGGCGCATACGGGAGAAGAAGGCGGTGTGTATCACGGACCGGACCGGTGGCTCCGCGCTTGGGCGGAAGCGTCCCTTCGCCTGTACACGGAAGCCAAGACCTTGGCCGACGCCGGAGAACTGACCTCGCGAACCGATCACTATCGGGAGATCGCCGCCACCATCGGCGAAGAGGCGGTGAAACGATGGGATCCCTCCGGGAATGAGCGGGGACTCAGCCCGTTTCATCAAAACCTGCAGTCCCGGGAAGAAGGCATGCGGGTCCTGCAAAGCCCGGAATTTGCCGCATACCGGATTGTGGTCAATGCCTTCTACGCCCATCTGCCCCTGTTTGACATCAATCCTCACACCAAGCATTTGTTGTGCGAACTGGTATCCAATGCAACCGAGCGGATCAAGGGTGTGACCTGGCAGCAACTGACAGGGTTTGGCCAAGGAGGAACCGCGGATGCTTGA
- a CDS encoding thiazolylpeptide-type bacteriocin, whose product MVEVKDLEITGLDIMDLSDAAALPETGASSGESSCSVASSTCGSSSCCSSCW is encoded by the coding sequence GTGGTGGAAGTGAAAGATCTGGAGATCACCGGACTGGACATCATGGATCTCAGCGATGCCGCCGCACTTCCGGAAACGGGAGCTTCTTCGGGAGAATCCAGCTGCTCCGTGGCGAGCTCCACCTGCGGTTCCAGCTCCTGCTGCAGCTCCTGTTGGTAA
- a CDS encoding lantibiotic dehydratase, which translates to MAVSGENLIRPPKRVSRRLFPHFLIRTGGLPADGLRFMRAKETVERLREMTALSRRLSEENGELIEAVEREVPQVRSDSLRNALIRFKRDLYNGRKPKVRVTEEWAELTPELAQRIRLRLQNEERLVKLREEARTRFEEELLDARRHLRQTVTDPRLLAGIALTSQELHEKAVKYIETPVERQKSRLRKVETSLVKFVTRASVKTSPFSTFTAVGTGSWDERAEHAPFTLPSPNHRVFTELNHANLLRVMEGLCAHPEVRVQLRYRINPTLIIDQGRVKYIRRTDDSKLRPRVFKTLETPVSLDANPAIRLVLSRFGDASELSYAELIRRLTEAGQFPAEQLRAFVNQLISLQVLVPVLPRHEQNPDLAGWLIRWLESLDGDIPKTARDHLIRIRELAEAAPDDTPETRSRRLRDIRNEFHALRKSVGFELSDESLALLLFEDAILEEEARMNPSAWERHLDDLFAWQRLLPVLDVKFRIQSKIAAQFVEMYGENGICDRPGRFLSQVITSITDYFRSMLPSNMMKDTELHNDVENVRRLNELKRELGKLIAEKLRSSEEEAFLSREEIERLTERIPAQVQHRFLTNDAFVQPALADGKPLWVLNHLYVGNGTFFTRFLPWFREELTQRLREELRELVHPRTLAELSGVFGFNANLRPRLAPFELDLPMLPPARDGLGPDEVISWEDVILKYDKREDRVKVVHPKHGDLAVLFAGTLIPALLPFVVNFLVTQFTCGNMPENLFLFAEEELSPDERQKIRIWPRLRVGDVVLSRKKWVIPRGHLPKREPNDSDFDWFERVHRWKEEIGFPDRIFVRFIPLDDSENPFGEDREPSDASRNFDFTDWKPQWIDFQNPLTVKLLGKMIAEQPTGMIAEEMLPDLEHLATDPDDHKRVNEWVIELSQVPEVE; encoded by the coding sequence TTGGCTGTTTCCGGTGAGAACCTCATCCGTCCCCCGAAACGCGTTTCCCGCCGTCTGTTTCCCCATTTCCTGATCCGCACCGGCGGACTCCCCGCCGATGGTCTCCGCTTCATGCGTGCGAAGGAAACCGTGGAGCGCTTGCGGGAAATGACGGCTCTCTCCCGGCGGTTGTCCGAAGAGAACGGGGAGCTGATCGAAGCGGTGGAACGGGAAGTCCCGCAGGTTCGCTCCGATTCGCTCCGCAACGCGCTCATCCGGTTCAAACGGGACCTGTACAACGGTAGAAAGCCCAAGGTCCGCGTGACCGAAGAATGGGCGGAACTGACTCCGGAGCTTGCGCAACGGATTCGGCTGCGACTGCAAAACGAGGAGCGACTGGTCAAACTCCGGGAAGAAGCCCGAACCCGCTTTGAAGAGGAGCTGCTTGATGCCAGACGCCATCTCCGGCAAACGGTGACCGACCCTCGCCTGTTGGCCGGCATCGCGCTCACCAGCCAGGAGCTCCACGAAAAGGCGGTCAAGTACATAGAGACACCGGTGGAGCGGCAAAAATCCCGCCTGCGCAAGGTGGAGACCAGCCTGGTGAAATTCGTGACGCGGGCGTCGGTGAAAACCAGCCCGTTCAGCACGTTTACGGCCGTGGGCACGGGCTCTTGGGACGAACGGGCGGAACATGCTCCGTTTACCCTGCCTTCCCCGAACCACCGGGTGTTCACCGAGCTGAACCACGCCAATCTCCTGCGGGTGATGGAGGGATTGTGCGCCCATCCGGAAGTGCGCGTCCAGCTTCGGTATCGGATCAATCCGACGCTCATCATCGATCAGGGGCGGGTCAAATACATTCGCCGGACGGATGATTCCAAGCTGCGTCCCCGGGTGTTCAAAACGCTGGAGACCCCCGTATCCCTGGACGCCAATCCGGCCATTCGCCTGGTGCTGTCCCGTTTCGGGGATGCTTCGGAATTGTCGTATGCCGAATTGATCCGCCGGTTGACGGAAGCGGGCCAATTCCCGGCCGAGCAACTGCGCGCCTTCGTGAATCAGCTCATATCCCTGCAAGTGCTGGTTCCGGTACTCCCGCGTCACGAGCAGAACCCCGATTTGGCCGGCTGGTTGATCCGCTGGCTGGAATCGCTGGACGGGGACATCCCGAAAACGGCCCGGGACCATCTCATCCGGATCCGGGAATTGGCCGAGGCCGCGCCCGACGACACCCCGGAAACCCGCTCGCGGCGTCTTCGCGACATTCGCAACGAATTTCACGCGCTGCGCAAGTCGGTCGGCTTTGAGTTGTCCGACGAATCCCTGGCCCTCCTCCTGTTCGAGGACGCGATCCTGGAAGAAGAAGCGCGGATGAATCCCTCCGCCTGGGAACGGCATCTGGATGACCTCTTCGCTTGGCAGCGATTGCTTCCCGTCCTGGACGTCAAGTTCCGCATCCAGTCGAAAATCGCCGCCCAATTCGTCGAGATGTACGGAGAGAACGGCATCTGCGACCGACCGGGACGGTTCCTCAGCCAGGTGATCACCTCCATCACCGACTACTTCCGTTCGATGCTCCCGTCCAACATGATGAAAGACACGGAGCTGCACAACGACGTGGAAAACGTTCGCCGGCTGAATGAACTGAAACGGGAACTCGGGAAACTCATCGCCGAAAAACTGCGCTCTTCCGAAGAGGAAGCGTTTCTCAGCCGGGAGGAGATTGAGCGTCTGACCGAACGGATCCCCGCCCAGGTGCAGCACCGTTTCCTCACCAACGACGCGTTTGTCCAGCCGGCACTGGCAGACGGCAAACCGCTGTGGGTCCTGAATCACTTGTATGTGGGCAACGGCACGTTTTTCACCCGTTTTTTGCCCTGGTTCCGGGAAGAGTTGACACAGCGGCTTCGGGAAGAGCTGCGGGAGCTGGTTCACCCGCGGACGCTGGCCGAATTGTCCGGCGTGTTCGGGTTCAACGCCAATCTGCGGCCGAGACTGGCTCCGTTTGAACTGGATTTGCCCATGTTGCCGCCGGCGCGGGACGGCCTCGGGCCGGACGAGGTGATTTCGTGGGAGGATGTGATCCTCAAGTACGACAAGCGGGAGGACCGGGTGAAGGTGGTTCATCCGAAACACGGCGACCTGGCCGTTTTGTTCGCCGGTACCCTCATCCCCGCCCTGCTTCCGTTCGTGGTCAATTTCCTGGTGACGCAGTTCACCTGCGGCAACATGCCGGAAAACCTGTTCCTGTTCGCCGAGGAGGAGCTGAGTCCCGATGAGCGTCAAAAGATCCGGATCTGGCCGCGACTTCGGGTGGGAGATGTGGTGCTATCCCGCAAAAAATGGGTGATTCCCCGCGGGCACCTCCCCAAACGGGAGCCGAATGACAGCGATTTCGACTGGTTCGAGCGCGTGCATCGCTGGAAAGAGGAAATCGGATTTCCCGATCGGATCTTCGTCCGCTTCATTCCGCTGGACGATTCCGAAAACCCGTTCGGTGAGGACAGGGAGCCGTCCGATGCCTCCCGGAACTTCGACTTCACCGACTGGAAGCCGCAATGGATCGACTTTCAAAATCCGCTGACCGTGAAACTGCTGGGCAAAATGATCGCCGAGCAGCCCACCGGCATGATCGCCGAAGAGATGCTCCCTGATCTGGAACATCTCGCAACCGACCCGGATGATCACAAACGGGTGAATGAATGGGTGATCGAACTCAGCCAAGTTCCGGAGGTGGAATGA
- a CDS encoding thiazolylpeptide-type bacteriocin encodes MEIRDLEITGLEVLDLSDAAALPETGASSGSTSCSASSTCGSSSCCASC; translated from the coding sequence ATGGAAATCCGTGACCTGGAAATCACCGGTCTGGAAGTGCTCGACCTGAGCGACGCCGCTGCCCTGCCGGAAACGGGAGCTTCTTCCGGTTCCACTTCCTGCAGCGCTTCCTCCACCTGCGGTTCCAGCTCCTGCTGCGCTTCCTGCTGA
- a CDS encoding TOMM precursor leader peptide-binding protein, with protein MSHTVWLWAEGRLADMLAPVLEEVCEVVRVDGLPDEPGPGRPDALLLCHDARLLDREADAQDRARRWGVPFFRIHLYVDRVFAGPWVLPDEPGCVHCVEWRMSLVHPQREIWHSLAKAQRMHAEAGIHRGWSPPFLDSLSLIVRDELERLLSGKPPRLKRSIYVATDGMMNGRIHAFQPNPLCPRCGNLPDDTPERAVFRVRSLPKPHPRTWRLPNPNIRNDVLREAFYDWRTGLFPHLYRDVYSRFMPIFGAEMPLPDRKSTEIGFGRTDTFRDSELTAMLEGLERYAGMVPRGKRTVHRASWNEVRDRAIHPPEWGIHHPDQRDEPGYAYVPYSDDLKVNWVWGFSWKEQKPVLVPEQMVYYRLPDPPERPTNRFVYETSNGCAMGGSLEEAVFHALMEVIERDAFLVSWYNRLALDEIDVEGVHNRNILLVKDRVEANGYRLHLFDMTMESGIPAVWALMINPAEDAKVKTYSAAGAHPDPEKAIMGALVEVVTSVPIYEEIMPAQRDKAERMVHDPGLVQEMHDHVLLYSHPDTLPRFDFLFREKKRPRPVRELYRRWYEEEPPGDLGAELKELLDKLTRLHGDVVIIDETTPELEALGIRAVKTLVQGMLTMSFGHQYRRIVMKRVLEAPVRTGRRPSPIREEEINLFPHPFP; from the coding sequence ATGAGCCACACGGTCTGGTTGTGGGCAGAAGGACGGTTGGCGGACATGCTGGCACCGGTTCTGGAAGAGGTGTGCGAAGTCGTGCGGGTGGACGGATTGCCGGATGAACCGGGACCCGGGCGGCCGGATGCCCTGCTTCTGTGTCATGACGCCCGCCTGTTGGACCGCGAAGCGGACGCACAGGACCGGGCCAGGCGATGGGGCGTTCCGTTTTTCCGCATTCATCTGTATGTTGATCGCGTTTTTGCCGGTCCCTGGGTCCTGCCGGACGAACCCGGATGCGTGCACTGCGTGGAGTGGCGAATGAGCCTGGTTCATCCCCAGCGGGAGATCTGGCACAGTCTTGCGAAGGCACAGCGCATGCATGCGGAAGCCGGCATTCACCGCGGATGGAGTCCCCCGTTCCTGGACTCGCTCTCCCTGATCGTCCGGGACGAGTTGGAGCGCCTGCTGAGCGGAAAACCGCCACGGCTGAAACGGAGCATCTACGTGGCCACCGACGGAATGATGAACGGACGGATCCACGCGTTCCAGCCCAACCCGCTCTGCCCGCGGTGCGGAAACCTGCCGGATGACACGCCGGAGAGAGCGGTGTTCCGGGTGCGGTCCTTGCCGAAACCGCATCCCCGCACGTGGAGACTGCCCAACCCGAACATCCGAAACGACGTGCTGCGGGAAGCCTTTTACGATTGGCGGACGGGTCTGTTTCCCCACCTGTACCGGGATGTGTATTCGCGCTTCATGCCGATTTTCGGTGCGGAAATGCCGCTTCCCGATCGCAAATCCACGGAAATCGGTTTCGGACGGACCGACACGTTCCGGGACTCGGAACTGACGGCGATGCTGGAGGGATTGGAACGATACGCCGGCATGGTGCCCCGCGGAAAACGGACGGTCCACCGGGCATCGTGGAACGAAGTGCGCGACCGGGCGATTCATCCGCCGGAGTGGGGCATCCACCATCCCGACCAACGGGACGAGCCCGGCTATGCCTATGTCCCGTACAGCGATGATCTGAAAGTGAACTGGGTGTGGGGGTTTTCCTGGAAAGAACAAAAACCGGTGCTCGTCCCCGAGCAAATGGTGTATTACCGCCTGCCCGATCCGCCGGAGCGACCGACCAACCGGTTTGTCTATGAGACATCGAACGGTTGCGCCATGGGCGGTTCCCTTGAAGAAGCCGTCTTCCATGCCCTGATGGAAGTGATCGAACGGGATGCCTTCCTGGTTTCCTGGTACAACCGGCTGGCCCTGGACGAGATCGATGTGGAAGGGGTTCACAACCGGAACATCCTGCTGGTGAAAGACCGGGTCGAAGCCAACGGATACCGTCTGCATCTGTTTGACATGACGATGGAATCCGGCATCCCCGCCGTGTGGGCCCTGATGATCAATCCGGCGGAAGACGCGAAGGTGAAAACCTATTCGGCGGCCGGCGCCCACCCGGATCCGGAAAAAGCGATCATGGGGGCGCTGGTGGAAGTGGTCACCTCCGTGCCCATTTACGAGGAGATCATGCCGGCCCAGCGGGACAAGGCGGAACGGATGGTGCACGACCCCGGCCTGGTTCAGGAAATGCACGACCACGTGCTCCTGTACTCTCATCCGGACACGCTTCCCCGGTTCGATTTCCTGTTCCGGGAGAAGAAACGTCCGCGTCCGGTGCGGGAACTGTACCGCCGGTGGTACGAAGAGGAGCCCCCGGGCGACCTGGGAGCGGAGCTGAAGGAGCTGTTGGACAAGCTGACCCGTCTGCACGGAGATGTGGTGATCATCGACGAAACCACCCCGGAACTGGAGGCTCTGGGGATCCGCGCCGTCAAAACGCTGGTTCAGGGCATGCTCACCATGTCGTTCGGTCACCAATACCGGCGCATCGTGATGAAACGCGTCCTGGAAGCACCGGTTCGGACCGGCCGCCGTCCATCCCCGATCCGGGAAGAAGAGATCAATCTCTTCCCGCATCCGTTCCCGTAA
- a CDS encoding thiazolylpeptide-type bacteriocin, which produces MDMEIRHLEVTGLEVMELSDAAALPETGASSGITPCTYCSTCGSSSCCASCQ; this is translated from the coding sequence ATGGACATGGAGATCCGGCATCTTGAAGTGACGGGACTGGAAGTGATGGAGCTGAGCGACGCCGCCGCACTTCCGGAAACGGGGGCTTCTTCGGGCATCACGCCCTGCACGTATTGCTCCACCTGCGGCTCCAGCTCCTGCTGCGCGTCGTGTCAATGA